Proteins found in one Vallitalea guaymasensis genomic segment:
- a CDS encoding NADH peroxidase: MKKYVCTICGYVHEGDSAPEKCPQCNAPASKFVEQDDTEMTWADEHRIGVAKDVDPEILEGLKMNFTGECTEVGMYLAMARQADREGYPEVAEAYKRIAWEEAEHAAKFAELLGEVVTADTKTNLQMRVDAEHGACAGKKDIATKAKKLGYDAIHDTVHEMCKDEARHGMAFKGLLDRYFG, translated from the coding sequence ATGAAAAAATATGTTTGTACAATTTGCGGTTATGTTCACGAAGGAGATAGTGCACCAGAGAAATGTCCACAATGTAATGCACCAGCTAGTAAGTTTGTAGAACAAGATGATACAGAAATGACTTGGGCTGATGAACATAGAATTGGAGTAGCTAAAGATGTTGACCCAGAGATCTTAGAAGGTCTTAAAATGAATTTTACAGGAGAATGTACTGAGGTTGGTATGTATCTTGCTATGGCTAGACAAGCAGATAGAGAAGGTTATCCTGAAGTTGCTGAAGCTTACAAGCGTATTGCTTGGGAAGAAGCAGAACATGCAGCAAAGTTTGCTGAATTATTAGGTGAAGTTGTAACAGCTGACACTAAAACTAATCTTCAAATGAGAGTTGATGCAGAACATGGTGCTTGCGCTGGTAAAAAAGATATTGCAACAAAAGCGAAAAAATTAGGCTATGATGCTATTCATGATACAGTTCATGAAATGTGCAAAGATGAAGCTAGACATGGTATGGCTTTCAAGGGATTACTTGATAGATACTTTGGATAA
- a CDS encoding DUF2642 domain-containing protein translates to MNNRNEFPMDTVTLVDPYVVQTLQTVIGNRILVDTLRGAIQGTLVDVKPDHIVLKEREDDQPVFVRIQQIVFVMPISE, encoded by the coding sequence ATGAATAATCGTAATGAATTTCCTATGGATACAGTTACTTTAGTTGATCCATATGTAGTTCAAACTTTACAAACAGTAATTGGAAACAGAATACTCGTAGATACACTTAGAGGAGCTATTCAAGGAACGCTAGTTGATGTAAAACCAGATCATATAGTCTTAAAGGAACGGGAAGATGATCAACCTGTTTTTGTTCGTATTCAACAGATTGTCTTTGTAATGCCTATTTCTGAATAA
- a CDS encoding YjdF family protein, translating to MEIKLTVLFKDSFWIGIFEENVDGNYSACKYLFGSEPKDYEIYDIISREFYNLNFSRHMKDTKKSSDASKKISPKRMQRLIKKEINDVGIGTKAQRAINAERESNKVQRKKLSKDRKEELKKVKYDKKQLKKKQKKRGH from the coding sequence ATGGAAATTAAGTTAACGGTATTATTTAAAGACTCTTTTTGGATAGGTATCTTTGAAGAAAATGTTGATGGTAACTATTCAGCATGCAAATATTTATTTGGAAGTGAACCAAAGGATTATGAAATCTATGATATTATATCAAGAGAGTTTTATAACTTAAACTTTTCTAGGCATATGAAAGATACAAAAAAATCATCTGATGCAAGTAAAAAAATAAGTCCTAAAAGGATGCAAAGACTAATAAAAAAGGAAATCAACGATGTAGGCATAGGCACAAAAGCTCAACGAGCCATCAACGCCGAAAGAGAGTCTAATAAAGTTCAGAGAAAAAAACTTTCTAAAGATAGAAAAGAAGAGCTTAAAAAAGTTAAATATGATAAAAAGCAACTTAAGAAGAAACAGAAAAAAAGAGGACATTAA